One Pseudomonas syringae CC1557 genomic window, ATACTGTTTCGTGAAACTCGGGCGCGATGCCCGGCCCGTGATCAACCACCGATATGCGCACGCGCTCCAGGCTGTCCTCGATCACGATATGCGCGCTACCGGCATAGCGCAGCGCATTGTCGACCAGATTCTGCAGGCATGAGCGCAACGCCATTGGCTGCGTCCTCAGTGGTTTGCATTGGCCTGCGTACTGCACGTCGTTGCCGTTGTCCTGAGCATTCTCGGCCTGTGATTCGATCAGCGCCTGCAAGTCGAACTGCTGCAAGCCTTCGTTTCGCCGATGTTCGTTGAGATAGGCGAGCGTGGCGTCAAGCATGCTGATCATGTCGTTGAGGTCCTGAGTCATCTGGCCATGCAGCCTCGGTTCCTCAATCTGTTCGACGCGTAGCTTGAGCCGCGAAAGGGGCGTGCGCAGGTCATGGGATACTGCCGCGAGCATGCGCCCGCGCTGCTGCATTTGTTCGCGGATCTTGCGCTGCATCAGATTGAATGTCTGTGCGGCCTGCCGGGCTTCCCTGGGGCCGCTTATTTCCAAAGGCGGGCTGTCGAGATTTTCACTGAGGCGCTCGGCGGCCTCGCTCAAACGCTGCACCGGGCGGGCCAGCGCTTTGGCGCCGTACCATGCGGCAATAATCAGCGTGACGAACTGAAAGAACAGCACGACCAGCGGGCCACCCGGTGGCGGCCTGTGCCGCTGTCCTCGATCGTCCTGTGCATGCTGCGCGGCGGGGCGGTCATCCGGAGGTGGGCGCATGCCGTACTGCGTGAACCAGATGAACGCCAGCAAGTGCGCGAGCATGATTGCCAGCAGCGCACCGCCGAACAGTCGGGCGAATAGCGTATCGAGCCTGCGGATCAACCCAGCTCCCTGGCATCGAATAGATAGCCTTCGCCGCGCACGGTCTTGATCAATTGCGGATTCTTCGGGTCGTCACCCAGCTTCTGACGCAAGCGCGAGACCAGCAAATCGATGCTGCGATCAAAGGCTTCGATCGAGCGGCCTCGAGCAGCATCGAGCAGTTGCTCGCGGCTCAGCACCCGGTGAGGTCTTTCGAGAAAAACGCGCAGCAGCCGGAACTCGGCGTTGGACAACGGTACAACCAGGCCATCGGCCGCTGTCAGTTGACGCAGGACGCTGTTCAGGCGCCAGGCATCGAAGCGGATGGTGGAGCGCTGATCGCTGCGTTCGTCGCGTACCCGACGCAGAATGGTCTGGATGCGCGCGACCAGCTCGCGCGGCTCGAACGGTTTGGCCATGTAATCATCGGCGCCCAACTCCAGGCCGATGATCCGGTCAGTCGGCTCGCAACGTGCCGTCAGCATCAGGATCGGGATGTCGGATGTGCTGCGCAACCAGCGGCACAATGACAGGCCGTCTTCGCCGGGCAGCATCAGGTCCAACACCACCATGTCGAAGGTTTCCTCGCTCAATGCCTGGCGCATCTGCGCGCCGTCAGTCACACCACGGGCATTGATGTTGAAGCGGGTCAGGTAATCACAGAGCAGTTCGCGAATGGCGACATCGTCGTCGACGATCAACGCACGAACATTCCAGCGCTGCTCGGTCGACGTGGCATCCGGGGTGTTGTCGGGAAGTGCTTGCATAGTGCGTCTTTCGCCTGCTTGTGCCGCCATCGCTGGCCGCTGTTGAAGATCAACGCTGCTCCTCATGCTACTTCGCCGGGAGTTGCGGCGGAAGGGTGGCGTCAGCGAGTGTCGGGGGCATTTCAGAAATGTATCCAGGCTGATACAGAAAGCCGTAGAGAGGGTTATTTATACGTCATGGTGAAACTCAACGCTCCTTTGGCCAGGCCAGGCCGGATCGTACTGTTGGCATCGGTCTGATAGAAACGGACGTGAAAGTTAAGCACGGTGTTGCCCGGACTGATTGCAGACACCGGGACCTCGGTCTGCAGCTCCATTGGCGTGATGGCATCTGCTTTGAGGACCTGGATGCCCATGCCCTGGGCAGTAGAGTCGCTGGTCAGACTGAAAACACCGCTATCGGTCGACCCTACCAGCATTGATCCCTGAACGCCATCTAGCTGGATGTGAGCAGTAGTGACGAAATCGTCGTACGTTGTCGCAACCTTACAGTGCCCCCTGTTCGATACCGTCGACCCTGCCGAAAGCATCAGAGTGGTAAAGCGTATCGAGGCCGGTGTTGCCGGTCAGTCGCTGCAAACCTTCGAACTTCTGTTCGCCTGCCAACGTTCTGGTCGCACCGTCGCTGTGAACGACCTCCAGCATCGTCGCCAACTCGTCGCTGCTGTGCGTGGCGTAACTGCGATTGATCACACTTTCTTCAGGCAGGGTGGTGATCAGGCGCGACCAGTCGTCATAGGTGACGCGACGCTCACGTATCAACGGCTGATGATCCGGGTCGTCCAGACAACTAGAATGTCAATGTTGATCCATAGCCCAAGTGCACAACGCAGTAGGGGAGTCTCCTGTGAGGTGCACCTGCCTTCAACACTTCAGCGCATCGAAATAACCCCTTGCCTGATTGCCATCACCAGCGCTGCACTCAACGAATGCACATCGAACTTGCGGCGGATGTTGCAAGTGTGGAAGTGTACGGTTGCTTCCGTGCATTCCTGAATACGCGCTATCTCCCAAGCCGTTTTACCCGCCGCTACCCATTCCAGGACTTGTCGTTCCTTGACAGTCAGCAGAACGGCGGCCTGTATGACCGGGGAGGGCGGCGTGGAGCCGGGCAGTGTTCCATTGTCGCGAAGCATGGTGAGTTCCTTTCCCTGAAGATCGCCGCACCACAATACCCGCGAGCGCCCTCCCGCGAACCTGACAGAAATAACAGCGCTCGCAGCTACACATGGCCCGTACCGTCTGGCCTGTACCACTTTTTTACAGCTTCTTTACGGCCCGCCACGGCTCTCGATCTCGTGCCTTTACACCCTCGCTACCTACACTGCCTCCATGCGGCCTGCGCCATATCGGTGTTTGCCTGATGGGGGAAATTTCAATGAGCGTTATGGATGGTATCTCTCTGTTGATGGGAGTCGGGCTGTTCATCTATCTGCTGGTGGCGCTGCTGCGCGCCGACCAGAGCCAGGAGTGATCATGCACAGTTACGATTACCTGTTGATCCTGGCCTTTCTGGTCCTGCTGTTGGCGCCTGCGCCATGGCTGGGGCGTTTCTATTATCGGGTCATGGAAGGCGAGCGCACCTGGCTGAGCCCGGTGCTAGGGCCGGTCGAGCGCGCCTGCTACCGGATATCCGGCGTTGACCCGAAAGTGGAACAGTCCTGGAAACACTACGCATGGGCCTTGCTGGCGTTCAACCTGGCAGGCTTCGTCATGTTGTTCGCGATGCTGATGCTGCAAGGCGTGCTGCCCCTCAACCCGCAGCAATTACCGGGCATGGAATGGTCACTGGCCTTCAACACTGCAATGAGTTTTGTGACCAACACCAACTGGCAGGCCTACAGCGGTGAAGCCTCGCTCAGCTACCTGAGCCAGATGGTCGGCCTGACCGTGCAGAACTTTGTCAGCGCTGCCACCGGTCTCGCCGTGCTGGTTGCGCTGTGTCGCGGTATCAGTCGTCGTTCTTCGCACAGCCTGGGTAACTTCTGGGCCGACATGACCCGTGCCACGCTCTATGGCCTGTTGCCGATCAGTATCGTGCTGGCGGTGTTTCTGGTCTGGCAGGGTGTGCCGCAGAACTTCGCCCATTACATCGACGCACTGACCCTGCAAGGCGCTGATCAAAGCCTGCCCATGGGCCCTGCGGCCAGCCAGATATCGATCAAGCAACTGGGCACCAACGGCGGTGGCTTCTTCGGCGTCAACTCGGCGCATCCATTCGAGAACCCGACCGCCTGGAGCAACCTGTTCGAGCTGGTGTCGATCCTGCTGATCCCGGCCGCGCTGGTGTTCACCTTTGGCCATTACGTCAAGGACATGCGCCAGAGCCGCGCGATTCTCGGCTGCATGCTTGCGCTGCTGTTGATCGGCGGCGCGGTGTCGCTGTGGGCGGAGTACCAGCCCAACCCGATGCTGAACATCGCCGGCGTTGAACAGACCGCACCGCTGGAAGGCAAGGAAACCCGCTTCGGCACCACCGGCACGGTGCTGTGGTCGGTCGCCACCACGGCGGCCTCCAACGGCTCGGTCAACGGTATGCACGACAGCCTCAACCCGCTGACCGGCATGGTCGCGCTGGTCAACATGATGGTCGGCGAAGTGATTTTCGGCGGTGTCGGTGTCGGTCTTAACGGCATGTTGCTCAACGTGCTGATTGCCGTGTTCCTCGCGGGCCTGATGATTGGCCGTACTCCGGAATACCTGGGCAAGAAGCTGCAGGCGCAGGAAGTCCGGCTGCTGGTCGCGACCCTGCTGGTGATGCCGGTCGGCGTATTGGTGCTGGGCGCAATTGCCGCCAGCCTGCCCGGTCCGGCAGGTGCGATCAGCAACCCTGGCCCGCATGGTTTCAGCCAGTTGCTGTACGCCTACACCTCTGCGACGGCCAACAACGGCTCGGCATTCGGCGGTTTCAGTGCCAACACCGTGTTCCACAACCTGATGCTCAGCCTGGCTATTTTCATCGGCCGCTTCGGCTACATCCTGCCGGTGCTGGCTCTGGCCGGTAGCCTGGCTATGAAGAAAGCCGTGCCGCAAGGCCAGAACAGCTTCCCGACTCACGGTTTGCTGTTCGTCACCCTGCTGACCGTCACGATTCTGCTGGTGGGTGGTTTGACCTTCCTGCCGACCCTGGCACTGGGGCCGATTGCCGAACACCTGAGCCTGGGTTTCTGAGGAACCGATCATGAACTTACCGATCAATACTGCAAAAAATGCTGCTGCGAAAGCTACCGAATCGCAGGCGACCGAGTCGGCAAAAACCGGCATCGCGGCCCTGTGGCGTCCGGCGCTGGGGCAAGCGTTCGTCAAGCTCGACCCGCGTCAGCTCAAGCGTTCGCCAGTGATGCTGGTGGTGGAACTGACCGCTATCCTGACCACCGTGCTGTGTGTCATTCCCGACCCGCAAGTGCCGACTTCGGTTTGCGTGCAGATCGCCCTGTGGCTGTGGTTCACCGTGCTGTTCGCCAACTTCGCCGAAGCATTGGCCGAAGGCCG contains:
- a CDS encoding sensor histidine kinase; the protein is MIRRLDTLFARLFGGALLAIMLAHLLAFIWFTQYGMRPPPDDRPAAQHAQDDRGQRHRPPPGGPLVVLFFQFVTLIIAAWYGAKALARPVQRLSEAAERLSENLDSPPLEISGPREARQAAQTFNLMQRKIREQMQQRGRMLAAVSHDLRTPLSRLKLRVEQIEEPRLHGQMTQDLNDMISMLDATLAYLNEHRRNEGLQQFDLQALIESQAENAQDNGNDVQYAGQCKPLRTQPMALRSCLQNLVDNALRYAGSAHIVIEDSLERVRISVVDHGPGIAPEFHETVFEPFYRLESSRNRNSGGIGMGMSIAREAARRIGGDLTLAQTPGGGLTAILELPRR
- a CDS encoding response regulator, coding for MQALPDNTPDATSTEQRWNVRALIVDDDVAIRELLCDYLTRFNINARGVTDGAQMRQALSEETFDMVVLDLMLPGEDGLSLCRWLRSTSDIPILMLTARCEPTDRIIGLELGADDYMAKPFEPRELVARIQTILRRVRDERSDQRSTIRFDAWRLNSVLRQLTAADGLVVPLSNAEFRLLRVFLERPHRVLSREQLLDAARGRSIEAFDRSIDLLVSRLRQKLGDDPKNPQLIKTVRGEGYLFDARELG
- a CDS encoding helix-turn-helix domain-containing protein, which gives rise to MLRDNGTLPGSTPPSPVIQAAVLLTVKERQVLEWVAAGKTAWEIARIQECTEATVHFHTCNIRRKFDVHSLSAALVMAIRQGVISMR
- the kdpF gene encoding K(+)-transporting ATPase subunit F; protein product: MSVMDGISLLMGVGLFIYLLVALLRADQSQE
- the kdpA gene encoding potassium-transporting ATPase subunit KdpA, with the protein product MHSYDYLLILAFLVLLLAPAPWLGRFYYRVMEGERTWLSPVLGPVERACYRISGVDPKVEQSWKHYAWALLAFNLAGFVMLFAMLMLQGVLPLNPQQLPGMEWSLAFNTAMSFVTNTNWQAYSGEASLSYLSQMVGLTVQNFVSAATGLAVLVALCRGISRRSSHSLGNFWADMTRATLYGLLPISIVLAVFLVWQGVPQNFAHYIDALTLQGADQSLPMGPAASQISIKQLGTNGGGFFGVNSAHPFENPTAWSNLFELVSILLIPAALVFTFGHYVKDMRQSRAILGCMLALLLIGGAVSLWAEYQPNPMLNIAGVEQTAPLEGKETRFGTTGTVLWSVATTAASNGSVNGMHDSLNPLTGMVALVNMMVGEVIFGGVGVGLNGMLLNVLIAVFLAGLMIGRTPEYLGKKLQAQEVRLLVATLLVMPVGVLVLGAIAASLPGPAGAISNPGPHGFSQLLYAYTSATANNGSAFGGFSANTVFHNLMLSLAIFIGRFGYILPVLALAGSLAMKKAVPQGQNSFPTHGLLFVTLLTVTILLVGGLTFLPTLALGPIAEHLSLGF